The genomic stretch TCACAACTTTGGTATGATCACAAGCATTCTCCAACCATAATACAAGATACAATTATTTCACATTTTAGAACAAAGGGAACATCCTCCAACGAGGCCTGAGATGACAGTTGGAGTTTGAATCATCATAAGCCCTTTGAAACTTCACAGCAAAAGATTTATCATTGCTAAGAACCAAACGTCGCACACCAAGATCATCGATCTCTAGACCCACGTCGATACACGAAACAGAGGAGATAACCGGACAATACATAAGCTTGTAAGCATCTCCATCTTCTTGAATCTGAAACAAACTATTCCCTTTACCTTTCTCACCACCAATGCTCACAAAGCTCTTCCTGAGTTGCACAGAGTGGTCGATTCTCCACACTTTAGATTCAGGGCATAACCAAACCGTGGAATCAAACTCGAGGCTGAGGCTAGCTGAGAGCTGGACATCCTTGGCTTTGGTGTTGAGCGGAGAGAAAGTTACTGGAAGGCCTGAGAAGAAAGGAGATGATGACTGTACGATGTC from Raphanus sativus cultivar WK10039 unplaced genomic scaffold, ASM80110v3 Scaffold3533, whole genome shotgun sequence encodes the following:
- the LOC130506672 gene encoding kunitz trypsin inhibitor 3-like, which gives rise to SAVLAAASAANALPGKAVVDIAGHPVQSNVQYYIIPAKIGAGSGLIPSSRNVNTQDSCLNLDIVQSSSPFFSGLPVTFSPLNTKAKDVQLSASLSLEFDSTVWLCPESKVWRIDHSVQLRKSFVSIGGEKGKGNSLFQIQEDGDAYKLMYCPVISSVSCIDVGLEIDDLGVRRLVLSNDKSFAVKFQRAYDDSNSNCHLRPRWRMFPLF